In the genome of Pseudothermotoga sp., one region contains:
- the rpsF gene encoding 30S ribosomal protein S6 yields the protein MRIYETMFIIDPRLSEQERETFVEKVKNVINERVAGKIREMNRWGLRKLAYPITHQTEGDYTVIIFSAEPSNVNKLEEFYRVTPQIIRWQTFRREDLEKKEKKELQPSSAEQKE from the coding sequence ATGAGGATCTATGAAACCATGTTCATCATCGATCCACGGTTGAGTGAACAGGAACGTGAGACTTTCGTGGAAAAGGTCAAGAACGTGATCAACGAGCGTGTGGCAGGCAAAATCAGAGAAATGAACAGGTGGGGTTTAAGAAAACTCGCTTACCCCATCACGCACCAAACGGAAGGAGACTACACGGTAATAATCTTCAGCGCGGAACCATCGAATGTGAACAAACTCGAAGAATTTTACCGTGTGACACCCCAAATCATTCGTTGGCAAACTTTCAGAAGAGAAGATCTCGAGAAGAAAGAAAAGAAGGAATTACAGCCTAGTTCAGCTGAGCAGAAGGAGTAA
- a CDS encoding single-stranded DNA-binding protein: protein MPYYNKVILVGRLTRDPETRMTTTGSAVTSFVLAVDRPTRSSDSQRVTDFIRIVAFNKLADFARLYLKKGQLVLIEGELRINKWQSRDGTNMTTPEIWARDIRFMEKKSVTPEEVVEEGIERTIEEPIVNPDEMFGLEDQTDSEDDDKPPF, encoded by the coding sequence GTGCCGTATTACAACAAGGTGATCTTGGTTGGTCGGCTCACGAGGGATCCAGAGACACGTATGACTACCACAGGTTCGGCTGTGACTTCCTTTGTGCTCGCCGTTGATAGACCGACGAGATCTTCTGATAGTCAAAGAGTTACCGATTTCATCAGAATAGTGGCATTCAACAAATTGGCGGATTTTGCCAGATTGTATTTGAAAAAAGGCCAATTGGTCTTGATCGAAGGTGAACTGAGGATAAACAAATGGCAGTCTCGCGATGGAACAAACATGACAACACCTGAAATATGGGCAAGAGATATCAGGTTCATGGAGAAAAAATCTGTCACTCCGGAAGAAGTTGTTGAAGAAGGGATCGAAAGAACTATTGAAGAGCCCATCGTGAATCCAGACGAAATGTTCGGCTTGGAGGACCAAACAGATAGTGAGGACGACGATAAACCACCCTTTTGA
- the rpsR gene encoding 30S ribosomal protein S18, translating to MEQQKRRRKKKVKRCKLCEMGVEYVDYKDIRLLSEFLNEKAKIIPKRVNGNCAKHQRMVKVAIKRARHMALLPYIKM from the coding sequence GTGGAACAACAAAAGAGAAGGAGAAAAAAGAAGGTCAAAAGGTGTAAGCTTTGTGAGATGGGAGTCGAATATGTCGATTACAAAGATATCAGATTGCTCAGCGAATTTTTGAATGAAAAGGCAAAAATCATACCGAAACGTGTGAACGGTAATTGTGCGAAACACCAAAGAATGGTGAAAGTTGCCATAAAGCGCGCTAGGCACATGGCACTTTTGCCCTACATCAAGATGTGA
- the arcC gene encoding carbamate kinase, producing MKKLAVVAIGGNAVNRPGEKPTAENMFSAIEEAMSYLVEMLDEYDIVITHGNGPQVGNILIQQEMAKDLIPPFPIDVNDAQTQGSLGYMIVQSLRNQLEKKQIKREVAAIITQIIVDRNDEAFKKPSKPIGPFYTEEEARKLMNEKGWIMKEDAGRGWRRVVPSPKPLDIVEKEIIKMLLRNDVIVVAAGGGGIPVIRDNGSLKGVEAVIDKDRASALLAIEIDAQELIILTGVEKVALNYGKPNQVLLDTLTVQEAEKYLKEGHFPAGSMGPKIEAAIDFVTATKRTCLITDMKKLKEALIGLTGTKVVYG from the coding sequence ATGAAGAAACTTGCCGTGGTTGCGATTGGTGGAAACGCTGTGAACAGACCTGGAGAGAAACCAACCGCAGAAAACATGTTCAGCGCGATCGAAGAGGCCATGAGCTATTTGGTTGAAATGTTGGACGAGTACGACATCGTCATCACTCACGGTAACGGTCCACAAGTAGGTAACATACTGATTCAACAGGAGATGGCTAAGGATTTGATACCACCTTTCCCAATAGATGTCAACGACGCTCAAACCCAGGGTAGCCTTGGTTACATGATCGTTCAATCCTTGAGGAACCAGCTGGAGAAAAAACAAATCAAAAGAGAAGTTGCAGCTATCATAACACAGATAATCGTTGACAGGAACGATGAAGCATTTAAGAAACCCTCAAAACCTATCGGACCGTTTTACACAGAAGAAGAAGCAAGAAAGTTGATGAACGAAAAAGGCTGGATCATGAAAGAAGACGCAGGTAGAGGGTGGCGGAGAGTCGTTCCTTCACCGAAGCCGCTGGACATAGTTGAGAAAGAAATCATAAAAATGCTTTTGAGAAATGATGTGATAGTTGTCGCGGCAGGTGGTGGTGGTATTCCTGTGATCAGAGACAACGGTTCACTCAAAGGCGTAGAGGCTGTCATAGACAAAGATAGAGCCAGTGCCTTATTGGCGATAGAAATTGACGCTCAAGAGTTGATCATTCTCACTGGTGTTGAAAAAGTGGCGTTGAATTATGGAAAACCCAACCAAGTGTTATTGGACACTTTGACAGTTCAAGAAGCTGAAAAATATCTCAAAGAAGGACACTTCCCAGCAGGAAGTATGGGACCGAAGATAGAGGCTGCAATAGATTTTGTCACAGCAACAAAAAGAACCTGCTTGATAACGGATATGAAAAAACTGAAGGAAGCTCTGATTGGTCTGACTGGAACGAAAGTGGTCTATGGTTGA
- a CDS encoding TRAP transporter substrate-binding protein translates to MRKFFALALVLVIVTGLFGFQIVLKATTPFQEGHILAEAMKRFKEKIEAATNGTILVELQIGKVSEEEANNQCSKGIVDMQFTGGRPVEVFAPQYFFVNAPFVIRDYEHFLRVWNGPIGEKAKALIAEKGNMVCLGTVYRGYRQMTANKPIRGPEDIKGLKLRLPVVPTWVKIWEAIGATAVPVPLTELYQALKEGRAEASEGDVTQISSFKLYEVQSYLIITNHQCGVGWITMNKAAYDRLTAEEKKLVHQIMDEVCTWATEKLKASEGDIIKFLQEKGMKLIQLDETALKSIRDLAAPAVEELFKTTWPVTTWAEVLKQ, encoded by the coding sequence GTGAGGAAATTTTTTGCATTGGCACTGGTTTTGGTTATCGTCACGGGATTGTTCGGATTTCAAATTGTTTTGAAGGCGACGACGCCTTTCCAAGAAGGACACATCTTGGCAGAGGCCATGAAGAGATTCAAGGAAAAGATCGAAGCAGCGACGAATGGTACGATTTTGGTGGAGCTACAGATCGGGAAGGTTTCAGAAGAAGAAGCTAACAATCAGTGTTCCAAGGGCATCGTGGATATGCAGTTCACAGGTGGTCGTCCAGTAGAAGTTTTCGCTCCACAGTATTTCTTCGTTAATGCACCGTTTGTGATCAGAGATTATGAACATTTCTTGAGAGTTTGGAATGGTCCCATCGGTGAAAAAGCTAAGGCGCTGATAGCTGAGAAAGGAAACATGGTCTGTTTGGGGACGGTCTATCGTGGTTACAGGCAAATGACAGCGAACAAGCCAATACGTGGTCCTGAGGACATTAAAGGATTGAAGCTCAGACTGCCAGTGGTTCCAACGTGGGTCAAGATCTGGGAAGCCATCGGTGCGACGGCTGTACCTGTGCCATTGACGGAGCTCTATCAAGCCCTCAAAGAAGGAAGAGCGGAAGCTTCCGAAGGTGATGTCACACAGATTTCTTCGTTCAAACTCTACGAAGTTCAATCCTATTTGATCATAACGAACCATCAATGTGGTGTCGGTTGGATCACAATGAATAAAGCTGCCTACGACAGATTAACTGCTGAAGAAAAGAAGCTCGTACATCAAATCATGGATGAAGTGTGCACCTGGGCTACAGAAAAATTGAAAGCGAGTGAGGGAGATATCATCAAATTCTTGCAGGAAAAAGGCATGAAGCTGATTCAACTCGATGAAACAGCATTAAAATCGATCAGGGATCTAGCAGCACCAGCAGTTGAAGAACTCTTCAAGACCACTTGGCCAGTCACAACTTGGGCTGAAGTATTGAAGCAATGA
- a CDS encoding Gfo/Idh/MocA family oxidoreductase has translation MKKVRIGIVGAGFIAKIHMAAFRENHQIVDVVGVCSGHRENAERFAREYGIPRVFDNFEQLCASSEIDVVDVCTPTNLHDAVIICAADNHKHIICEKPLTGYFGEDKPGVEDVGLLSKAHMFEKVKEKISLLEEKINKSGSKFMYAENWVYAPAVEKMKRMMKVSDMVVFELRAECSHSGSQAAYSRRWKTSGGGSLMRLGSHPIATVIHLKHYEGFMRDGKPIKPVAVLASVGNVTKMKTLQGKPCYVVSSWHDVEDWSVVVLEFEDGSRSVVFSTDVSLGGVKNRIELFGSKGMIIANITPNNSMVAFAPNENVWGDEYISEKLETKAGYTFPSPDEFWTRGYPQEMKDFACAVLEGKDVLSGFQLAKETMLVMYAAYVSAELGKKIFIE, from the coding sequence GTGAAAAAGGTTCGAATCGGAATCGTAGGAGCTGGTTTCATAGCCAAAATACATATGGCTGCCTTCCGGGAAAATCATCAAATCGTCGACGTAGTCGGAGTATGCTCTGGGCACAGAGAAAACGCTGAGAGGTTCGCTAGAGAGTATGGAATACCCCGTGTATTTGACAATTTCGAACAACTTTGTGCGAGCTCGGAGATCGATGTTGTTGATGTTTGCACACCGACGAACTTGCATGATGCCGTGATAATCTGTGCTGCTGATAATCATAAGCATATCATTTGCGAAAAACCATTGACAGGCTATTTCGGAGAGGATAAACCAGGCGTTGAAGATGTTGGTTTGCTGTCAAAGGCGCACATGTTCGAAAAAGTGAAAGAGAAGATCAGTCTGTTGGAGGAAAAAATCAACAAATCTGGTAGCAAGTTCATGTATGCCGAAAATTGGGTATATGCACCGGCCGTTGAAAAAATGAAGCGGATGATGAAGGTCTCCGACATGGTTGTGTTCGAGTTGCGCGCTGAGTGTAGCCATTCAGGTTCTCAAGCGGCTTACTCACGAAGATGGAAAACCTCCGGTGGGGGAAGTTTAATGCGCCTGGGTTCGCACCCAATCGCTACTGTGATTCATTTGAAACATTATGAAGGCTTCATGAGGGACGGCAAGCCTATAAAACCAGTGGCGGTGCTGGCGAGCGTCGGCAATGTGACCAAGATGAAAACGCTGCAGGGGAAACCTTGTTACGTGGTTAGTTCCTGGCACGATGTCGAGGATTGGTCAGTTGTTGTTCTTGAGTTCGAGGATGGTTCTAGGTCGGTGGTTTTTTCGACCGATGTGAGTCTGGGGGGTGTGAAAAACAGAATAGAACTTTTTGGTTCCAAAGGTATGATAATCGCCAACATTACACCCAACAATTCTATGGTGGCTTTCGCACCGAATGAAAATGTTTGGGGTGATGAGTACATCAGCGAAAAGCTCGAGACCAAAGCTGGTTACACTTTTCCTTCGCCAGACGAGTTCTGGACGAGGGGTTATCCACAGGAAATGAAAGACTTTGCATGTGCTGTTCTGGAGGGTAAAGATGTTTTGAGTGGTTTCCAACTTGCAAAAGAAACGATGTTGGTGATGTATGCGGCTTATGTTTCGGCAGAGCTTGGCAAGAAGATTTTCATTGAATGA
- a CDS encoding aminopeptidase P family N-terminal domain-containing protein: MTRLEEVKIKLERVRKFMDGKGLSGMLIKKQPNFSWITAGGLNMVGIATEMGVTSVLVTKDNCYLIANKIEAPRMKDEEIDGLGFEVVSHEWYENRELEIVKKIAGEKVGCDSPIPGLIHVEGEFNELRYELTESEIERYLYLGEKLSRALESVLLFTKPGDVEAEIAGRISAELWKYRIDPTGFMVAADDRARLYRHPIPTMKKVERLVMVSVNARYKGLITTVTRMVHFGEPPKQLMKQYEENVEIECIMISRTKIGEKMNLPVLAAIEEYKKRGYHDEWKLHHQGGPMGYYARDIRVTPDCQQIVRKNQAFCWNPTISGTKSEDGFIVTESGLLMITKPFVFPRLELKVNGVHFIRPGMLIL, from the coding sequence ATGACTAGGCTTGAAGAAGTGAAGATCAAGCTTGAACGCGTCAGAAAGTTCATGGACGGAAAAGGTTTATCTGGAATGCTGATTAAAAAGCAACCGAATTTTTCTTGGATCACAGCTGGTGGTCTCAACATGGTTGGCATTGCAACCGAGATGGGTGTGACCTCAGTGCTCGTGACTAAGGATAATTGTTACTTGATCGCCAACAAGATTGAAGCTCCGAGAATGAAGGATGAGGAAATAGACGGATTGGGTTTTGAAGTTGTTTCCCATGAGTGGTACGAGAACAGAGAGCTTGAGATCGTCAAGAAGATCGCCGGAGAAAAAGTTGGGTGTGACAGCCCTATACCGGGTTTGATTCATGTTGAAGGTGAATTCAATGAACTCAGATACGAATTGACTGAGTCAGAGATCGAACGGTACTTGTACCTCGGTGAAAAGCTTTCTAGGGCTTTGGAAAGTGTTCTTTTGTTCACAAAACCAGGCGATGTCGAGGCAGAAATAGCGGGTAGAATCAGTGCAGAACTTTGGAAGTACAGGATAGATCCTACAGGGTTCATGGTTGCTGCAGACGACCGAGCGAGGCTCTATAGACATCCTATACCGACTATGAAGAAGGTAGAAAGATTGGTCATGGTTTCCGTCAATGCGAGATACAAAGGTTTGATCACCACGGTGACACGCATGGTTCACTTCGGTGAACCACCAAAACAATTGATGAAACAGTATGAAGAGAACGTTGAGATCGAATGTATCATGATATCTCGAACGAAGATCGGAGAGAAGATGAATCTACCTGTGCTTGCAGCGATAGAAGAATACAAAAAACGTGGTTATCACGATGAGTGGAAGTTGCACCATCAAGGTGGACCAATGGGGTACTACGCGAGAGACATCAGAGTCACACCGGATTGTCAGCAGATCGTGAGAAAGAATCAAGCGTTTTGTTGGAATCCCACGATCAGTGGTACTAAATCTGAAGATGGTTTCATCGTCACTGAATCTGGCCTGCTGATGATCACCAAACCATTCGTTTTTCCAAGATTAGAACTGAAAGTGAATGGTGTTCACTTCATTAGACCAGGCATGCTCATTCTGTGA
- a CDS encoding tripartite tricarboxylate transporter permease gives MINYWVEGLKIAVQPSNLLIMLIGVASGIVVGALPGVTSSMGIILLLPFTYYMKPETALLLLTGMYCASMFGGSISAILLKTPGTPSAAATAIDGYPLARQGKAGKAISAALIGSVVGGLASGICMVLLAPLLAKFALRFGPPEYFSLAVFGLTIIASVSGKDLVKGLIAGLIGLLLSLIGIDNITGSQRLTLGIDLLANGFDFLPVMIGVFAVSEVLDRLEKKSEQVPITTSLGNLFLTLDELKSLIVPMIVGIIIGTLIGVLPGTGGTIATFLAYNELRRWSKNKEKFGQGALEGVAVCETANNAVTGGAMVPTLSLGVPGDAVTAVMLGAFVLIGVRPGPLMFTQQPKVVYSFFAGWFIIQFMMLLVGFISILLAPNILKIKDEILMPIVLVLCIIGSFSLRNSIYDVGVALCFGVLGYLMRKAGFPMPPLVLGLILGPMAEQNLNRTLLIAKNDWTILLRRPISLALLLAAIASVAFSLIGIYRTSKRGTVKS, from the coding sequence ATGATCAATTATTGGGTAGAAGGATTGAAAATAGCTGTTCAACCATCAAATCTTTTGATAATGTTGATAGGTGTTGCGAGTGGCATCGTTGTTGGAGCACTCCCCGGTGTGACATCTTCTATGGGTATCATTCTACTACTTCCTTTCACCTACTATATGAAACCAGAAACCGCTCTATTACTTCTCACGGGTATGTACTGTGCTTCAATGTTTGGTGGCTCAATCTCAGCTATTCTGTTGAAAACACCCGGCACACCTTCTGCAGCAGCAACGGCAATAGATGGTTATCCGTTGGCTAGACAGGGTAAAGCAGGTAAAGCAATTTCTGCCGCATTGATAGGCTCTGTGGTGGGAGGACTTGCGAGTGGAATATGCATGGTTCTTTTGGCTCCGCTGCTGGCTAAGTTTGCTCTGAGATTCGGACCACCGGAGTACTTTTCACTCGCAGTCTTTGGCTTAACCATAATCGCGAGTGTGTCAGGAAAGGATCTAGTCAAAGGTTTGATCGCAGGTCTTATAGGTCTTCTGCTTTCACTCATAGGAATAGACAACATCACTGGTTCACAGCGATTGACACTAGGTATAGATTTGCTCGCCAACGGTTTTGACTTCCTACCGGTCATGATAGGCGTCTTTGCAGTTTCTGAAGTTTTAGATAGGCTTGAAAAAAAGAGCGAACAAGTTCCCATCACGACTTCATTAGGTAACCTATTTCTCACACTGGATGAATTGAAAAGTTTGATTGTTCCAATGATTGTGGGTATCATCATTGGCACTCTGATAGGCGTTCTACCTGGCACTGGTGGTACGATTGCAACCTTCCTAGCTTACAATGAGTTGAGAAGATGGTCTAAGAATAAGGAAAAGTTCGGTCAAGGTGCACTCGAAGGTGTCGCGGTTTGTGAAACAGCCAACAATGCGGTCACTGGGGGAGCCATGGTTCCCACGCTGTCACTCGGAGTACCTGGCGACGCTGTCACCGCAGTGATGCTCGGTGCTTTTGTGCTCATTGGTGTTCGCCCTGGTCCACTCATGTTCACCCAACAACCAAAGGTTGTGTACTCTTTCTTTGCAGGATGGTTCATCATTCAGTTCATGATGCTCCTTGTTGGGTTCATCTCAATTTTGTTAGCACCTAATATCCTGAAAATCAAAGACGAGATACTCATGCCCATAGTTCTAGTCTTGTGCATCATAGGATCTTTCTCCCTGAGAAACAGCATATACGATGTTGGAGTCGCATTGTGTTTCGGTGTGTTAGGTTACCTCATGAGGAAAGCTGGCTTTCCCATGCCGCCGTTGGTACTCGGCCTCATCCTTGGTCCCATGGCCGAGCAAAATCTCAACAGAACCCTGTTGATCGCTAAAAATGACTGGACTATTTTGCTTAGAAGACCTATTTCGCTCGCACTTTTGCTGGCTGCAATAGCTTCAGTCGCGTTCTCTCTAATTGGAATCTATCGGACTTCGAAGAGGGGGACCGTGAAATCATGA
- a CDS encoding tripartite tricarboxylate transporter TctB family protein, producing the protein MSKKIDLASGLIFLVVGLTFFLNTIGMKKPRLGLGSAGFPRLVTVCLILCAIVLIVKTLFAKRKDERTIKISRSFVLSLLGCVVLFTLYAYLLRKLGFLILTSLFLFFSMYLFGSRRYITNAVLSVVTSLVLYYVFTTVFKVPLPRFSP; encoded by the coding sequence ATGTCTAAAAAAATCGATTTGGCTTCAGGTTTGATTTTCTTAGTCGTTGGTTTGACCTTTTTTCTGAACACGATTGGCATGAAAAAGCCCCGATTGGGACTCGGTTCAGCAGGCTTTCCAAGATTGGTCACGGTGTGTTTGATTCTTTGTGCCATCGTCTTGATCGTGAAAACTCTTTTTGCAAAAAGGAAGGATGAACGTACCATTAAAATTAGTCGTTCTTTCGTTTTGAGCCTTCTGGGTTGTGTTGTTTTGTTCACTTTGTATGCCTATCTACTCAGAAAACTTGGCTTTTTGATCTTAACATCGCTTTTCCTGTTTTTCTCGATGTATCTCTTTGGTTCCAGGAGGTACATAACGAATGCTGTGTTGAGCGTTGTGACGTCTTTAGTTCTTTACTACGTGTTCACTACAGTTTTCAAAGTACCACTACCGAGGTTTTCCCCGTGA
- a CDS encoding tripartite tricarboxylate transporter substrate binding protein — protein sequence MKLKMLLVMVLFSVLAFSQVNFPTRPVTIIVPWSAGGATDLLFRAIASVFPKYANGHPLIVNNIPSAGAVTGTMEFLKAQPDGYTLLSLATPIITRIHWSEVKFTVDDFIPVINIVNDPSYILVNANSPYKTLEDLLNAARKKPETITMGNGGAGGGNHLVALAFEDFVGVKFIHVPYNGGAPAITDLVAGHIDSVMAAAPEGVPQVQAGQLRVLAVLGTQRLSIFPDVPTAKELGYNFTLGMWRGVAVQKGTPPEIVQALHDIFYKCMNDSEFLAKVKEMGNILHYMDTVSYTKFVREQNAFWEMLMKTKKVGEKYGK from the coding sequence ATGAAACTGAAGATGTTACTGGTAATGGTCCTTTTTAGCGTTCTTGCGTTCTCACAAGTCAATTTTCCCACAAGACCTGTGACTATCATTGTACCTTGGTCCGCTGGTGGTGCAACGGATTTACTCTTCAGAGCGATCGCTTCAGTATTTCCAAAATATGCAAATGGTCATCCTCTGATTGTCAACAACATACCTAGTGCGGGTGCTGTGACTGGAACGATGGAATTCCTCAAAGCACAACCAGACGGTTATACCTTGCTTTCCTTAGCTACCCCGATCATTACGAGGATCCACTGGAGCGAAGTGAAGTTCACTGTGGATGACTTCATACCAGTGATCAACATAGTGAACGATCCTAGTTATATCCTTGTCAATGCGAACTCGCCCTACAAAACACTTGAGGATCTTTTGAATGCGGCACGCAAGAAACCTGAAACCATCACGATGGGTAACGGTGGTGCTGGCGGTGGTAACCATCTGGTGGCTCTAGCTTTCGAAGATTTCGTAGGTGTGAAATTTATTCATGTACCTTACAATGGTGGTGCGCCTGCAATCACTGACCTTGTGGCTGGCCATATAGATTCAGTGATGGCAGCTGCCCCAGAAGGGGTACCACAAGTTCAAGCTGGTCAACTCAGAGTTTTGGCTGTGCTTGGAACGCAAAGGTTGAGCATCTTTCCAGATGTACCGACTGCGAAGGAACTTGGTTATAACTTCACGCTGGGAATGTGGAGAGGTGTGGCAGTACAGAAGGGAACTCCACCCGAGATAGTACAAGCATTGCATGATATTTTCTATAAGTGTATGAACGATTCTGAGTTCTTGGCCAAAGTTAAAGAAATGGGTAACATCCTTCATTACATGGATACTGTCAGCTACACAAAGTTCGTTAGAGAACAGAACGCTTTCTGGGAGATGCTCATGAAAACAAAGAAGGTTGGAGAGAAATACGGAAAATGA
- the upp gene encoding uracil phosphoribosyltransferase, translated as MFHVVEHPLIKHKLTIMRSKATGPKEFRELLREITFLLAYEATRNIETLEIEVETPLEKTKGYAIEDKKMVVVPILRAGLGMVDSILELMPNASVGHIGIYRDPETLRPVQYYCKLPKIDDKSVIFLLDPMLATGFSALHSVDILKERGARNIVVVCLIAAPEGVQVIENHHPDVAIYAASLDRQLNDHGYILPGLGDAGDRLYRTK; from the coding sequence ATGTTTCATGTAGTGGAGCATCCACTCATAAAACATAAGCTTACGATCATGAGGAGTAAAGCAACAGGTCCAAAAGAGTTCAGAGAGCTTCTCAGAGAAATAACCTTTTTATTGGCTTACGAGGCTACTAGGAACATAGAAACGTTGGAGATCGAAGTCGAAACGCCTTTGGAAAAAACGAAAGGCTATGCGATCGAGGACAAAAAAATGGTTGTGGTACCGATACTCAGGGCAGGTCTTGGAATGGTGGACAGCATCCTGGAGTTAATGCCGAACGCATCGGTTGGTCATATCGGAATCTACAGAGATCCAGAAACCCTTAGGCCCGTTCAGTATTACTGCAAGTTACCGAAAATAGATGACAAGAGTGTCATTTTTCTTCTAGACCCTATGCTCGCGACAGGATTCTCAGCATTACATTCTGTGGACATATTGAAAGAACGAGGTGCAAGGAACATTGTCGTGGTCTGTCTCATAGCTGCACCTGAAGGAGTACAGGTGATCGAGAATCATCATCCAGATGTGGCTATCTACGCAGCTTCACTTGACAGACAACTGAACGATCATGGTTATATCCTGCCTGGGTTGGGCGACGCCGGAGACAGGCTCTACAGAACAAAGTGA
- the lepB gene encoding signal peptidase I, with the protein MDRDKLRKYALDWLKSLAYAIVAATIVRLYVFETMLVPTGSMIPTINIGDRLFIEKITYTVKEPQIGDIVVFWAPFIDERALTMLRPFDKFMDLFAPSRFRGRVKYVKRLVGKEGDVLQIKLADDGKYHLYVNGKLNEKLKDIVYAPEGIFKYPELLNWFVEASRLRNNQTAYRQYLQKLAQKDVYAANLVFSVVGGMYPVPLGVPFDRTFSEIYKNVDLSKYIRVTPDGIEVEVPKGFYFFMGDNSNDSFDSRYFGFVPKDHLIGKPILRIWPLKDFGPVQGS; encoded by the coding sequence ATGGACAGGGACAAATTGAGGAAATACGCATTGGACTGGTTGAAATCTTTGGCCTATGCAATCGTCGCGGCAACGATTGTGAGACTTTATGTGTTCGAAACCATGCTTGTTCCAACAGGTTCGATGATACCCACCATAAACATTGGTGATCGCTTGTTCATTGAGAAGATAACTTATACCGTCAAAGAACCACAGATCGGAGACATCGTTGTATTCTGGGCTCCGTTCATAGACGAGCGCGCTCTCACGATGCTCAGACCTTTCGATAAGTTCATGGATCTGTTCGCTCCCAGCAGGTTCAGAGGCAGGGTGAAGTACGTCAAACGATTGGTCGGTAAGGAAGGCGATGTGCTACAAATAAAACTCGCAGATGATGGCAAGTATCATCTCTATGTGAACGGCAAGTTGAACGAAAAGTTGAAGGATATCGTTTATGCACCTGAGGGCATATTCAAATATCCTGAACTTTTGAATTGGTTCGTTGAGGCGAGTAGATTGAGAAACAACCAAACGGCGTATCGACAGTATCTGCAGAAACTCGCACAGAAAGATGTTTACGCTGCGAACCTTGTGTTTTCAGTCGTTGGAGGGATGTACCCTGTACCTTTGGGTGTACCGTTCGACCGCACATTCTCGGAAATCTACAAGAATGTTGATTTGAGTAAATACATCAGGGTAACACCTGATGGCATCGAAGTTGAGGTCCCAAAGGGCTTTTACTTCTTCATGGGAGACAACAGCAATGACAGTTTTGACAGTCGCTATTTCGGTTTCGTGCCAAAAGACCACCTCATCGGAAAACCTATATTGCGTATATGGCCATTGAAAGATTTTGGACCGGTACAAGGGAGCTGA
- the rplS gene encoding 50S ribosomal protein L19 has product MDNFVRLIEKSEYRKLPEFRTGDTVKVHVKVVEAGKERTQVFEGIVIRIRGSGLSKTFTVRKIASGGIGVERTFPYHSPVVEKVEVVKRAETRRAKLYYLRDVRGKIKLKEKRE; this is encoded by the coding sequence ATGGACAACTTCGTGAGGTTGATCGAGAAAAGTGAATACAGGAAACTTCCTGAGTTCAGAACTGGTGACACCGTTAAAGTTCATGTTAAAGTTGTTGAGGCTGGTAAGGAAAGAACACAAGTTTTTGAAGGGATCGTCATCAGAATCAGAGGTTCTGGGTTGAGCAAAACGTTCACAGTTCGTAAGATTGCCAGTGGAGGCATAGGAGTTGAAAGAACTTTCCCGTACCATTCACCGGTTGTTGAGAAAGTTGAAGTGGTCAAGAGAGCAGAGACAAGGAGAGCAAAACTTTACTATTTGCGTGATGTGAGAGGGAAGATCAAGTTGAAGGAAAAAAGAGAGTGA